A genomic window from Streptomyces sp. 846.5 includes:
- a CDS encoding acyl-CoA dehydrogenase family protein translates to MSQPIRPSETMDRQLPSEEAADLLALTRELVERELIPTAAEEEAEGRFPREAVRLLGRSGLLGLPYPEEYDGGGQPYEVYLQVLEELAAGRLTVGMGVSVHTLACHALATFGSERQKQDWLPAMLGGELLGAYCLSEPQSGSDAAALTTRAVRDGDVYSVKGTKAWITHGGVADFYSTMVRTGGPGAAGISVLLIPADTPGVSADAPERKMGLKGSPTAQVHFDGARVPAERLIGTEGQGFSIALSALDSGRLGIAACAVGVARAALDYAVEYARTRTQFGRPIAEFQGLSFMLADMATAVEAGRALYLSAARRRDAGLAFAKEAAMAKLFCTDAAMRVTTDAVQVLGGYGYTADHPVERYMREAKVLQIVEGTNQIQRMVIGRRLTGG, encoded by the coding sequence ATGAGTCAGCCGATCCGTCCCTCGGAGACGATGGACCGTCAGCTCCCCAGCGAAGAGGCCGCCGACCTGCTGGCGCTGACCCGGGAGCTGGTCGAGCGCGAGCTGATCCCGACGGCCGCCGAGGAGGAGGCCGAGGGCCGCTTCCCGCGCGAGGCGGTGCGCCTGCTCGGCCGGTCCGGCCTGCTCGGGCTGCCCTACCCCGAGGAGTACGACGGCGGCGGGCAGCCCTACGAGGTGTACCTCCAGGTGCTGGAGGAGCTGGCCGCCGGCCGGCTCACCGTCGGCATGGGCGTCAGCGTGCACACCCTCGCCTGCCACGCCCTGGCCACCTTCGGCAGCGAGCGGCAGAAGCAGGACTGGCTGCCGGCCATGCTGGGCGGCGAACTCCTGGGCGCCTACTGCCTCTCCGAACCCCAGTCGGGCTCCGACGCCGCCGCGCTGACCACCCGTGCGGTGCGTGACGGCGATGTCTACTCCGTCAAGGGGACCAAGGCCTGGATCACCCACGGCGGGGTCGCCGACTTCTACAGCACCATGGTCCGCACCGGCGGCCCCGGCGCGGCCGGCATCAGCGTGCTGCTGATCCCCGCCGACACCCCCGGCGTCTCCGCCGACGCCCCGGAACGCAAGATGGGCCTCAAGGGCTCGCCGACCGCCCAGGTCCACTTCGACGGGGCCAGGGTCCCGGCCGAACGGCTGATCGGGACCGAGGGGCAGGGCTTCTCGATCGCCCTGTCCGCGTTGGACTCCGGCCGCCTGGGCATCGCCGCCTGCGCGGTGGGCGTCGCCAGGGCGGCCCTGGACTACGCGGTGGAGTACGCCAGGACCAGGACCCAGTTCGGCCGCCCCATCGCCGAGTTCCAGGGGCTGTCCTTCATGCTCGCGGACATGGCGACGGCGGTGGAGGCCGGACGGGCGCTCTACCTGTCGGCGGCCCGGCGCCGCGACGCCGGGCTCGCCTTCGCCAAGGAGGCCGCGATGGCCAAGCTGTTCTGCACCGACGCCGCGATGCGGGTCACCACCGACGCGGTCCAGGTGCTCGGCGGCTACGGCTACACCGCGGACCACCCGGTCGAGCGCTATATGCGCGAGGCGAAGGTGCTCCAGATCGTGGAGGGCACCAACCAGATCCAGCGCATGGTGATCGGCCGCAGGCTGACCGGGGGGTGA
- a CDS encoding ATP-binding cassette domain-containing protein has protein sequence MTDRRLEVDGVSKRYGDTVALSEMTFDVRAGEIFGFVGSNGAGKTTTMRIALGVLAADAGEVRWDGVPVTLETRSRIGYMPEERGLYPRMKVGEQLEYLARLHGLSKGDAARATAEWTERLGVAGRIGDEVQKLSLGNQQRVQLAAALVHHPEILVLDEPFSGLDPVAVDVMSEVLREKCADGVPVIFSSHQLDLVERISDRVGIVRAGRMVAVGTVAELRSGGTEELVVEAPQAPQGWTDGLPGVTLFSHAGVRTVLTLGQDADDQAVLRAALATGPVREFARRLPTLTELFRHVVSAEEPVEQPEEVAA, from the coding sequence ATGACGGATCGAAGGCTGGAAGTCGACGGCGTCTCCAAGCGCTACGGGGACACCGTGGCGCTCAGCGAGATGACCTTCGATGTGCGGGCCGGGGAGATCTTCGGCTTCGTCGGCAGCAACGGCGCCGGCAAGACCACGACCATGCGGATCGCGCTGGGCGTGCTCGCGGCGGACGCGGGGGAGGTGCGCTGGGACGGGGTTCCGGTGACTCTGGAGACCCGCAGCAGGATCGGCTACATGCCGGAGGAGCGCGGCCTCTACCCGCGGATGAAGGTCGGCGAGCAGCTGGAGTACCTGGCCAGGCTGCACGGCCTGAGCAAGGGCGACGCGGCGCGGGCCACCGCCGAGTGGACCGAGCGGCTCGGCGTGGCCGGGCGCATCGGCGACGAGGTGCAGAAGCTCAGCCTGGGCAACCAGCAGCGGGTGCAGCTCGCGGCGGCGCTGGTGCACCACCCCGAGATCCTGGTCCTGGACGAGCCGTTCTCCGGCCTGGACCCGGTCGCGGTGGACGTGATGAGCGAGGTGCTGCGGGAGAAGTGCGCCGACGGCGTCCCGGTCATCTTCTCCAGCCACCAGCTGGACCTGGTCGAGCGGATCTCCGACCGGGTCGGCATCGTCCGGGCCGGCCGGATGGTCGCCGTCGGCACCGTGGCCGAGCTGCGCTCCGGCGGAACCGAGGAACTGGTGGTCGAGGCCCCGCAGGCGCCGCAGGGCTGGACGGACGGCCTGCCCGGCGTCACCCTGTTCAGCCACGCGGGCGTCCGTACGGTACTGACCCTCGGTCAGGACGCCGACGACCAGGCGGTGCTGCGCGCCGCGCTGGCCACCGGGCCGGTACGGGAGTTCGCCCGGCGGCTGCCGACGCTGACGGAGCTGTTCCGGCACGTGGTCAGCGCCGAGGAGCCGGTTGAGCAGCCCGAGGAGGTGGCGGCATGA
- a CDS encoding ABC transporter permease, giving the protein MTSDKLRIGSREAVTLVAVREITVRIRSKAFLILLAITAAAAVAIPLISHYANLSNGPTKVAVVQQDASLGPTLEATAAQLGLTVSVSTVADHAAGVDQVTGGQVAVLAESGPQGIQATVKKSLSTQLRQVFQVVDQQTALNAQITRLGGNPAAVGQAVAATRVQVTELQPAKSQNGQRLTIAIIAALLLYMTLMFVGQTVAQGVVEEKSSRVVELLLSTLRPWQLLAGKVLGTGALGLVQMLIPAVLGLGVGLSTGALSLSLGSSVGTVAWALAWYGVGFALYALVFAALGATVSRQEDVGGLVFPATAPLILAWVVGISVVPSNPESSLVEWLSMVPPCAPVLMPMRIAMGVAPLWQMLVSLVLAIAFSGVLLRFAGRIYRNAVLRSGARIPLREALKAA; this is encoded by the coding sequence ATGACGTCCGACAAGCTCCGGATCGGCTCGCGCGAGGCGGTCACCCTGGTGGCCGTGCGCGAGATCACGGTCCGCATCCGCAGCAAGGCCTTTCTGATCCTGCTCGCGATCACCGCGGCCGCCGCCGTGGCGATCCCGCTGATCTCCCACTACGCCAACCTCTCCAACGGCCCTACCAAGGTCGCCGTGGTGCAGCAGGACGCCTCGCTCGGCCCCACCCTGGAGGCCACCGCCGCCCAGCTCGGCCTGACGGTCAGCGTCAGCACGGTCGCCGACCACGCGGCCGGGGTGGACCAGGTCACGGGCGGGCAGGTCGCCGTCCTGGCCGAGAGCGGGCCGCAGGGCATCCAGGCCACCGTGAAGAAGTCCCTCAGCACACAGCTGCGGCAGGTCTTCCAGGTGGTGGACCAGCAGACGGCGCTGAACGCCCAGATCACCAGGCTCGGCGGCAACCCGGCCGCGGTCGGCCAGGCCGTGGCCGCGACCCGGGTCCAGGTCACGGAGCTGCAGCCGGCCAAGTCGCAGAACGGCCAGCGGCTCACCATCGCCATCATCGCGGCCCTGCTGCTGTACATGACGCTGATGTTCGTCGGGCAGACGGTGGCCCAGGGGGTGGTCGAGGAGAAGTCCAGCCGGGTGGTCGAACTGCTGCTCTCCACGTTGCGCCCCTGGCAACTGCTGGCTGGGAAGGTGCTCGGCACCGGGGCGCTCGGACTGGTCCAGATGCTGATCCCGGCCGTGCTCGGCCTGGGCGTCGGGCTCTCCACCGGGGCCCTCAGCCTGTCCCTGGGCAGTTCGGTCGGCACCGTGGCCTGGGCACTGGCCTGGTACGGGGTCGGCTTCGCGCTCTACGCGCTGGTGTTCGCGGCGCTGGGAGCCACGGTCTCCCGGCAGGAGGACGTCGGCGGCCTGGTGTTCCCGGCGACCGCGCCGCTGATCCTGGCCTGGGTGGTGGGGATCTCGGTGGTGCCCTCCAACCCGGAGAGCTCGCTGGTGGAGTGGCTGTCCATGGTCCCGCCGTGCGCACCGGTGCTGATGCCTATGCGGATCGCGATGGGGGTCGCTCCGCTGTGGCAGATGCTGGTGTCGCTGGTGCTGGCGATCGCCTTCAGCGGGGTGCTGTTGCGGTTCGCGGGGCGGATCTACCGCAATGCGGTGCTCCGGAGCGGTGCTCGGATTCCGCTGAGGGAAGCGTTGAAAGCGGCGTAG
- a CDS encoding AAA family ATPase, translating into MDAYIAGAYTRAEEEFRAAVRIDPGMADAWLGLHALRSETSAALLAMHRHRDRFGEQRRLHRRPLSSWYWLGWWVQPVLEDARDLALAHASHWLDGRHLTELEQALADCPPREQDRSVRFLHACRSYLLKDWEQLIRDTDSLLDDPLLGIEAGLFAGMARVRLDMCGQAELPLAGSLARCRSEQPQRKELRYWLARAYEGGGRSAAALSLYRAVHRVDPGFMDTAARLAAITAEDGVDPAMLETPGPPTPQRPRHASGGGPGPSDPQGPPGGEGVFEPTFFDAYAEGPEAVAALDGDGGDPLDGPYTTGLLDGDDSGGAEGFGEGDFGGDGAGPLPVDPDGQQGPERRGDDPDGREDRDTELSGGARHRAAQSTAPLPPGTMAQPDRPRLEAALAELDRMVGMEPVKRQVLALSAQLRMAQLRSDQGLPVQPPKRHFVFSGPSGTGKTTVARILGRVFYALGLLSGDHLVEAQRADLVGEFLGQTAVKANELIDSALDGVLFIDEAYSLANSGYSKGDAYGDEALQVLLKRAEDNRDRLVVILAGYPEGMNRLLAANPGLNSRFTSRVDFPSYRPIELAAIGQALAEGDGDFWDEEALEELRSICAHVVREGWIDDLGNGRFMRTLYEKSCAYRDLRLSVMTEPPTRQDLATLRLPDVLQAYGELIEGRS; encoded by the coding sequence ATGGACGCCTACATCGCGGGGGCCTACACCCGCGCCGAGGAGGAGTTCCGCGCCGCGGTGCGGATCGACCCGGGCATGGCCGATGCCTGGCTCGGCCTGCACGCCCTGCGCTCCGAGACCTCGGCCGCACTGCTCGCCATGCACCGCCACCGGGACCGCTTCGGCGAGCAGCGCCGGCTCCACCGCCGCCCGCTGAGCTCCTGGTACTGGCTCGGCTGGTGGGTGCAGCCGGTGCTGGAGGACGCCAGGGACCTCGCCCTGGCCCATGCCTCGCACTGGCTCGACGGCCGGCACCTGACCGAGCTGGAGCAGGCGCTCGCCGACTGCCCGCCGCGCGAGCAGGACCGCTCGGTACGGTTCCTGCACGCCTGCCGCTCCTATCTGCTGAAGGACTGGGAGCAGCTGATCCGGGACACCGACAGCCTGCTCGACGATCCGCTGCTGGGGATCGAGGCCGGCCTGTTCGCCGGCATGGCCAGGGTCCGGCTGGACATGTGCGGGCAGGCCGAACTCCCACTGGCCGGCTCGCTGGCGCGCTGCCGCTCGGAGCAGCCGCAGCGCAAGGAGCTGCGCTACTGGCTGGCCCGCGCCTACGAGGGCGGCGGCCGCAGCGCGGCCGCGCTGTCGCTGTACCGGGCGGTGCACCGGGTCGACCCCGGCTTCATGGACACCGCCGCCAGGCTGGCCGCGATCACCGCCGAGGACGGGGTGGACCCGGCCATGCTGGAGACCCCGGGCCCGCCCACCCCGCAGCGCCCGCGCCACGCCAGCGGCGGCGGCCCCGGGCCGTCGGACCCGCAGGGGCCGCCCGGCGGCGAAGGCGTGTTCGAGCCCACCTTCTTCGACGCCTACGCCGAGGGCCCCGAGGCGGTGGCCGCACTGGACGGCGACGGCGGCGATCCGCTCGACGGCCCGTACACCACGGGGCTGCTGGACGGCGACGACAGCGGTGGCGCCGAGGGCTTCGGCGAGGGCGACTTCGGCGGCGACGGAGCCGGCCCGCTGCCAGTCGATCCCGACGGCCAGCAGGGCCCGGAGCGACGCGGGGACGATCCCGACGGGCGGGAGGACCGGGACACCGAGCTGAGCGGCGGCGCCCGGCACCGCGCGGCCCAGTCCACCGCCCCGCTGCCGCCCGGCACCATGGCCCAGCCGGACCGGCCGCGGCTGGAGGCCGCGCTGGCCGAGCTGGACCGGATGGTCGGCATGGAGCCGGTCAAGCGCCAGGTGCTGGCCCTGTCGGCACAGCTGCGGATGGCCCAGCTCCGCTCCGACCAGGGCCTGCCGGTGCAGCCGCCGAAGCGTCACTTCGTCTTCTCCGGCCCGTCGGGCACCGGCAAGACCACGGTGGCGCGGATCCTCGGGCGGGTCTTCTACGCCCTGGGGCTACTCTCCGGAGACCATCTGGTGGAGGCCCAACGGGCGGACCTGGTCGGCGAGTTCCTGGGCCAGACCGCGGTGAAGGCCAATGAGCTGATCGACTCGGCGCTGGACGGCGTGCTGTTCATCGACGAGGCCTACAGCCTGGCCAACTCCGGCTACAGCAAGGGGGACGCCTACGGCGACGAGGCCCTGCAGGTGCTGCTGAAGCGCGCCGAGGACAACCGGGACCGGCTGGTGGTGATCCTGGCCGGCTACCCCGAGGGCATGAACCGCCTGCTGGCGGCCAACCCCGGGCTGAACTCCCGGTTCACCAGCCGGGTGGACTTCCCCAGCTACCGGCCGATCGAACTCGCCGCGATCGGCCAGGCGCTGGCCGAGGGCGACGGGGACTTCTGGGACGAGGAGGCGCTGGAGGAACTCCGTTCCATCTGCGCCCATGTGGTGCGGGAGGGCTGGATCGACGACCTGGGCAACGGGCGCTTCATGCGGACCCTCTACGAGAAGTCCTGCGCGTACCGCGACCTGCGGTTGTCGGTCATGACCGAACCCCCCACCCGCCAGGACCTGGCCACGCTGCGGCTTCCCGACGTCCTTCAGGCCTACGGCGAGCTCATCGAAGGGCGAAGCTGA
- a CDS encoding amidohydrolase: MLQSSGGRAPALPAPEETAVRTVLLRGGDVYSPADPFATALLVQDGEVAWVGSDGAAESYARDADLVVDLDGALVTPAFVDAHVHATSTGLALTGLDLTGCPDLAEALRRITAFVRAQPVAVRERGVLLGHGWDETGWPEGRPPTLDELDRACEGAAVYLSRTDVHSALASTALRALVGADLAGHAGYRADAPLSRDAHHAVRRAALARQTPQQRDAAQRAMLRRAAELGIGAVHECAGPDISSPEDLTALLALAAGGSEGRAVPEVFGYWGELGAVDTARRLGAVGAGGDLFVDGAVGSHTACLHRPYSDDPELDGAAYLTAQQIAEHVAACTEAGMQAGFHAIGDAALTAVTEGVRAAADKLGIAAVRALRHRVEHAELLDDAAVAAFADLGLTASVQPAFDAAWGGEDGMYVTRLGAERARAMNPFAAMVRAGVPLAFGSDAPVTPLDPWGTVRAAAFHRTPAHRVSVRAAFTAHTRGGWRALGRDDAGVLVPGAPASYAVWAPTDLVVQAPDERVANWSTDPRSGVPGLPDLTPGGPVPDCLATVVRGRTAHLAG, translated from the coding sequence ATGCTCCAGTCCTCCGGCGGTCGTGCCCCCGCCCTCCCCGCGCCCGAAGAGACCGCCGTACGCACCGTGCTGCTGCGTGGCGGCGACGTCTACAGTCCGGCCGATCCGTTCGCGACCGCGTTGCTGGTGCAGGACGGGGAGGTCGCCTGGGTGGGGTCGGACGGGGCGGCCGAGAGCTATGCGCGGGACGCGGACCTGGTGGTGGACCTCGACGGCGCGCTGGTCACCCCGGCCTTCGTGGACGCGCATGTGCACGCCACCTCCACCGGCCTGGCGCTCACCGGGCTCGACCTCACCGGCTGTCCCGACCTGGCCGAGGCGCTGCGCCGGATCACTGCATTCGTCCGGGCCCAGCCCGTGGCCGTCCGCGAGCGCGGGGTGCTGCTGGGGCACGGCTGGGACGAGACCGGCTGGCCCGAGGGCCGCCCGCCGACCCTGGACGAGCTCGACCGCGCCTGCGAGGGCGCGGCGGTCTACCTCTCCCGGACGGACGTCCACTCCGCCCTGGCCTCGACGGCGCTGCGAGCGCTCGTCGGCGCGGACCTGGCCGGGCACGCCGGGTACCGGGCCGATGCGCCGCTCAGCCGGGACGCGCACCATGCCGTGCGCCGGGCCGCCCTGGCCCGGCAGACCCCGCAGCAGCGCGACGCCGCGCAGCGGGCGATGCTGCGCCGGGCCGCCGAACTCGGCATCGGCGCGGTGCACGAGTGTGCGGGGCCGGACATCTCCTCGCCCGAGGACCTGACGGCGCTGCTGGCCCTGGCGGCCGGGGGCAGCGAGGGCAGGGCCGTCCCCGAGGTGTTCGGGTACTGGGGCGAGCTGGGCGCCGTGGACACCGCCCGCCGGCTGGGCGCTGTCGGCGCGGGCGGCGACCTCTTCGTGGACGGCGCCGTGGGCTCGCACACCGCCTGCCTGCACCGTCCCTACAGCGACGACCCGGAGCTGGACGGCGCCGCGTACCTCACCGCCCAGCAGATCGCCGAGCATGTCGCCGCCTGCACCGAGGCCGGGATGCAGGCCGGCTTCCACGCCATCGGCGACGCCGCGCTGACAGCCGTGACCGAGGGCGTCCGCGCGGCGGCCGACAAGCTGGGGATCGCCGCGGTCCGGGCGCTGCGGCACCGGGTGGAGCATGCAGAACTGCTCGACGACGCCGCCGTCGCGGCCTTCGCCGACCTGGGCCTGACCGCCTCGGTGCAGCCGGCCTTCGACGCGGCCTGGGGCGGCGAGGACGGTATGTACGTCACCCGGCTCGGCGCCGAGCGGGCCCGGGCGATGAACCCGTTCGCGGCGATGGTCCGGGCCGGGGTGCCGCTGGCCTTCGGCTCGGACGCGCCGGTCACCCCGCTGGACCCGTGGGGCACCGTCCGCGCCGCCGCGTTCCACCGCACCCCCGCGCACCGGGTCTCGGTGCGCGCCGCCTTCACCGCGCACACCCGCGGCGGCTGGCGGGCGCTGGGGCGCGACGACGCCGGAGTGCTGGTTCCGGGCGCGCCGGCCAGCTACGCCGTCTGGGCGCCGACCGACCTGGTGGTGCAGGCCCCCGACGAGCGGGTCGCCAACTGGTCCACCGACCCCCGCTCGGGCGTGCCGGGCCTGCCGGACCTCACCCCGGGCGGCCCGGTGCCGGACTGCCTGGCGACCGTGGTACGCGGCCGGACCGCCCACCTGGCCGGCTGA
- a CDS encoding Lrp/AsnC family transcriptional regulator, which produces MEELDRQIVQLLVADGRMSYTDLGKATGLSTSAVHQRVRRLEQRGVIRGYAALVDPEAVGLSLTAFISVKPFDPSAPDDVPERLAALEEIEACHSVAGDENYILKIRVPTPGDLEHLLARIRSAAGVSTRTTVVLSTPYEARPPRLG; this is translated from the coding sequence GTGGAGGAACTGGATCGTCAGATCGTGCAGCTGCTCGTCGCCGACGGGCGGATGAGCTACACCGACCTGGGCAAGGCCACCGGCCTGTCCACCTCGGCGGTGCACCAGCGGGTGCGCCGCCTGGAGCAGCGCGGGGTCATCCGCGGCTACGCCGCGCTGGTGGACCCGGAGGCCGTCGGCCTGTCGCTGACCGCCTTCATCTCGGTCAAGCCCTTCGACCCCAGCGCACCGGACGACGTCCCGGAGCGGCTGGCCGCGCTGGAGGAGATCGAGGCCTGCCACAGCGTTGCCGGCGACGAGAACTACATCCTCAAGATCCGCGTCCCCACCCCGGGCGACCTGGAGCACCTCCTCGCCCGCATCCGCTCCGCCGCAGGCGTCTCCACCCGCACCACCGTGGTACTGAGCACCCCCTACGAGGCCCGCCCGCCCCGACTGGGGTAG
- the lnt gene encoding apolipoprotein N-acyltransferase, translated as MAQAVDPGGAVAVPDRPDAAEGGGGAAPSRLRRRLRAVRAGLPRTGLALLCGVLLALSFPPYGLWPLSLVAVAGLALLTHRRTARQAAWTGFAFGAPFLIWLLFWLNVIGADAWLALALFESLFLAAMAAGQAVTSRLPGWPLSTACLWVTQEWARDRVPLGGFPWGRLAFANTSSPYTPLAALGGAPLVTFAVALSGALLAAAALAVAGRTTDGRWRLRAAAALALGAVAGLVGYTVPIPTAGTTAGGPASAEIAVIQGNVPHAGMDFLGRPMQVLQNHVQATLALAQQVAEGKKARPELVIWPENSSDVNPYTTPEAYAAIQQAVDAIGVPILVGALVDGPDAQHVQNEGIVWAPSSAARPGPGAHYTKQHPVPFGEYVPFRSVLSKYITRLQRVARDFAQGTTTGILQVGPARIGDVICFEVAYDGIVNDAVSKGGRVLVVQTNNATYEHTDQPDQQFAMSRLRAVEHGRAVVIAATSGISAVIEPDGSVEQQSKLATAAELEANVPLRDTLTVADRVGAAPEWVLSIAGLLAVGAAVGIATARKRRSTRTD; from the coding sequence GTGGCCCAAGCAGTCGACCCCGGAGGCGCTGTCGCCGTCCCGGACCGGCCCGACGCCGCCGAGGGCGGCGGCGGGGCGGCTCCGTCCCGGCTCCGCCGCCGGCTGCGGGCCGTCCGCGCGGGGCTGCCGCGCACCGGCCTCGCCCTGCTCTGCGGCGTGCTGCTGGCGCTGTCCTTCCCGCCGTACGGACTGTGGCCGCTGTCGCTGGTCGCGGTGGCCGGGCTGGCCCTGCTCACCCACCGCCGGACCGCCCGTCAGGCCGCCTGGACCGGCTTCGCCTTCGGCGCCCCGTTCCTGATCTGGCTGCTGTTCTGGCTGAACGTCATCGGCGCGGACGCCTGGCTGGCCCTGGCGCTGTTCGAGTCGCTGTTCCTCGCGGCCATGGCCGCGGGCCAGGCCGTCACCTCCCGGCTGCCGGGCTGGCCGCTGTCGACCGCCTGCCTGTGGGTGACCCAGGAGTGGGCCAGGGACCGGGTGCCGCTGGGCGGCTTCCCCTGGGGACGGCTGGCCTTCGCCAACACCTCCTCGCCGTACACCCCGCTGGCCGCGCTCGGCGGGGCGCCGCTGGTGACCTTCGCGGTGGCGCTCAGCGGGGCGCTGCTGGCCGCCGCCGCGCTCGCGGTGGCGGGCCGTACCACCGACGGGCGCTGGCGGCTGCGGGCCGCAGCCGCGCTGGCGCTGGGCGCGGTGGCCGGGCTGGTCGGGTACACGGTGCCGATCCCGACGGCGGGCACCACCGCCGGCGGTCCGGCCAGTGCCGAGATCGCCGTGATCCAGGGCAATGTGCCGCACGCCGGGATGGACTTCCTCGGCCGTCCGATGCAGGTGCTGCAGAACCATGTGCAGGCCACCCTGGCGCTGGCGCAGCAGGTCGCCGAGGGCAAGAAGGCCAGGCCCGAGCTGGTGATCTGGCCGGAGAACTCCTCGGACGTCAACCCGTACACCACCCCGGAGGCCTATGCGGCGATCCAGCAGGCGGTCGACGCGATCGGGGTCCCGATCCTGGTCGGCGCCCTGGTGGACGGCCCGGACGCGCAGCACGTGCAGAACGAGGGCATCGTCTGGGCGCCGTCCAGCGCGGCCAGGCCGGGACCCGGCGCGCACTACACCAAGCAGCATCCGGTGCCGTTCGGCGAGTACGTCCCGTTCCGCTCGGTTCTCTCGAAGTACATCACCCGGCTGCAGCGCGTTGCCCGCGACTTCGCCCAGGGGACCACTACCGGTATCCTGCAGGTCGGTCCTGCCAGGATCGGCGACGTGATCTGCTTTGAAGTGGCGTACGACGGCATCGTCAACGACGCGGTCAGCAAGGGTGGCCGGGTTCTCGTGGTGCAGACGAACAACGCCACCTATGAGCACACCGACCAGCCCGACCAGCAGTTCGCAATGTCGCGACTGCGGGCCGTCGAGCACGGACGGGCCGTGGTGATCGCCGCGACCAGCGGGATCAGCGCGGTGATCGAGCCGGACGGCAGCGTCGAGCAGCAGAGCAAGCTGGCGACGGCGGCCGAACTGGAGGCGAACGTGCCCCTCCGCGACACCCTCACGGTGGCGGACCGCGTCGGTGCGGCACCCGAATGGGTCCTCTCCATAGCCGGGCTGCTGGCTGTGGGCGCCGCGGTCGGGATCGCCACCGCGCGCAAGCGCCGCAGTACTCGAACCGACTGA